A genome region from Maridesulfovibrio salexigens DSM 2638 includes the following:
- a CDS encoding methyl-accepting chemotaxis protein — protein MTLRSRMIIAFGVISLLIAALGLFAAAKLESVGALTDSLYKRPYAVSTAMLRIDVNLMRIQNEMSQIITSYDKLRIAKHRKNIDNFNAEIINDFELVADRAPDDRDKLSVLTKLYDRMSSLQQDLINTHEKGALRSVIKAERDKEAKLHGELEAGMEKFIASAEKTAASFNANAGESVAQTGNILRAMVGVAFIFSIVIALWILRSVHRALGKDPAELEQVVGKVAEGHFDFESDDKACGVYLKVLSLVDSLKNFQKDTDEIITAIEKGELERKGDASGYTGGFATMIEGVNTLVTLYCALLNSLPVGVLTRGHDRKILFLNKAGVDIAGVSSFKGKHCDQVFGTEACRQGRCIPEQCMDSNSKQNFETTAKTSTGTYEISSSASAIVNREGKTVGALEILIDQTEIKAVQNRIVEVANAADRISTRLATSSEELAAQIEQVGRGADIQQQRVSETATAIEEMNATVLEVARNAADATMQSEQAADKARDGAGLVGEVVTSINQVNGIAGELQGNMLELGKQADSIGGIMTVILDIADQTNLLALNAAIEAARAGEAGRGFAVVADEVRKLAEKTMTATSEVGDSIKAIQKSSEINIRQVESAVEQVSAATTQANESGIVLADIVNVSSESSALISSIAAAAEEQSATSEQINSAVEEVNRIVNETSAGMIESSRAVQELNALAQDLRGMLERLNA, from the coding sequence ATGACTTTACGATCAAGAATGATAATTGCTTTTGGGGTGATCTCGTTACTTATAGCCGCCTTGGGACTTTTTGCAGCTGCCAAACTTGAAAGTGTCGGAGCTTTGACTGACTCGTTGTATAAACGTCCGTATGCTGTCAGCACTGCCATGTTGCGTATTGATGTCAACTTAATGCGTATTCAGAATGAAATGTCTCAGATTATAACTTCATACGATAAACTGAGAATCGCAAAGCACAGAAAAAATATCGACAATTTTAATGCCGAGATCATAAATGATTTTGAACTTGTTGCTGACCGCGCACCGGATGACAGAGATAAATTGTCTGTTCTTACCAAGCTGTATGACCGAATGAGTTCCTTGCAGCAGGATCTTATCAATACTCATGAGAAAGGGGCCTTGCGTAGTGTTATCAAGGCTGAAAGGGATAAAGAAGCCAAGTTGCATGGTGAGTTGGAAGCTGGAATGGAGAAGTTCATTGCTTCTGCGGAGAAAACTGCGGCATCTTTTAATGCAAATGCGGGTGAAAGCGTAGCGCAGACGGGTAATATACTGCGGGCGATGGTCGGCGTGGCATTTATCTTTTCCATTGTAATCGCACTTTGGATTTTGCGGTCTGTTCATCGCGCTCTCGGCAAAGATCCGGCAGAGCTTGAGCAGGTGGTAGGCAAAGTGGCTGAGGGCCATTTTGATTTTGAAAGTGATGACAAGGCCTGCGGGGTGTATCTTAAGGTTCTCAGTCTTGTGGATTCTCTTAAAAATTTTCAAAAGGATACGGACGAGATCATCACTGCTATTGAAAAAGGTGAACTGGAACGTAAAGGGGATGCTTCTGGATATACCGGCGGGTTTGCCACAATGATCGAAGGGGTAAATACCTTGGTGACTCTTTATTGTGCGCTGCTTAATTCCCTGCCTGTGGGCGTGCTGACCAGAGGACATGACCGTAAAATACTATTTTTGAACAAGGCAGGGGTGGATATTGCCGGGGTCAGCTCCTTTAAGGGTAAGCACTGTGATCAGGTTTTCGGGACCGAAGCATGCCGCCAAGGTAGATGCATTCCTGAACAATGTATGGATAGCAACAGCAAGCAGAATTTTGAGACAACCGCGAAGACTTCTACCGGAACTTACGAAATCAGCAGCTCCGCATCGGCTATTGTGAACCGGGAAGGAAAAACTGTCGGTGCTCTGGAAATTCTTATCGATCAGACTGAGATTAAAGCTGTACAGAACAGGATTGTGGAAGTTGCCAATGCTGCAGATCGTATTTCAACCCGCCTTGCCACATCTTCAGAGGAGCTTGCAGCCCAGATTGAACAGGTCGGCAGGGGGGCTGATATTCAGCAACAGCGTGTAAGCGAGACCGCCACAGCCATTGAGGAAATGAATGCAACTGTTCTTGAGGTTGCCCGAAATGCTGCCGACGCTACAATGCAGTCGGAACAGGCTGCGGACAAAGCACGGGACGGTGCCGGACTGGTAGGTGAGGTCGTTACCTCTATTAATCAGGTTAACGGCATTGCCGGTGAATTGCAGGGTAACATGCTTGAGCTTGGCAAGCAGGCTGACTCCATCGGCGGGATAATGACAGTTATCCTTGATATTGCAGACCAGACGAACCTGCTGGCTCTTAATGCCGCAATCGAAGCTGCCCGTGCTGGTGAGGCCGGACGCGGATTTGCTGTTGTTGCTGATGAGGTTCGCAAACTTGCGGAAAAGACTATGACTGCGACCAGCGAAGTAGGCGATAGCATCAAGGCAATTCAGAAATCGTCAGAAATTAACATAAGGCAGGTTGAGTCAGCTGTTGAACAGGTTTCCGCTGCAACAACTCAGGCCAATGAGTCCGGCATAGTTCTGGCCGACATTGTAAATGTTTCCAGCGAAAGCTCCGCACTGATCAGCAGTATTGCGGCAGCTGCGGAAGAACAGTCCGCCACCTCTGAACAGATTAATTCAGCAGTAGAAGAGGTCAACCGGATCGTGAACGAAACTTCAGCCGGAATGATTGAGTCTTCCCGTGCTGTGCAGGAACTTAATGCTCTTGCGCAGGACCTGCGGGGAATGCTCGAAAGATTGAATGCATAA
- a CDS encoding TetR/AcrR family transcriptional regulator, with product MTKTKAGRPRSEKAKQAVLNSTYELLTESGGKKLTIEAIAQKAGVGKPTIYRWWPSLADIVLEAVLNQADVKIPVPPYESLNTTLRQFLRSSMKSINEGDGSNLRYLMSLAQQDESFRDRFRENFVAKRQEILKSILRQAVDANDISSTQDLDMLVDLIFGSMWYRLLIGHGTMDEVFADKLTDIVIKLGNSDEVC from the coding sequence ATGACTAAGACTAAAGCCGGACGGCCCAGAAGTGAAAAGGCTAAACAGGCCGTATTAAACTCAACCTATGAGTTGCTAACTGAAAGTGGTGGAAAAAAACTTACCATCGAAGCAATCGCCCAAAAAGCCGGGGTCGGCAAACCTACAATATACCGCTGGTGGCCTTCACTGGCCGACATTGTGCTTGAAGCGGTTCTCAATCAGGCGGATGTTAAAATACCTGTTCCGCCCTATGAATCCTTAAATACAACCCTGCGCCAATTTCTTCGAAGCTCCATGAAATCGATTAATGAAGGGGATGGAAGTAACCTTCGTTACCTGATGTCCTTAGCGCAGCAGGATGAGTCATTCAGAGACAGATTCAGGGAAAATTTTGTGGCAAAACGTCAGGAAATCCTGAAATCCATCCTCCGACAGGCTGTTGATGCAAATGATATTTCTTCAACACAGGACTTGGATATGCTTGTGGATCTGATATTTGGGTCTATGTGGTACCGACTGCTGATCGGTCATGGAACGATGGATGAAGTCTTTGCAGACAAACTGACTGATATAGTAATTAAACTGGGAAATTCTGACGAGGTTTGCTGA
- a CDS encoding EFR1 family ferrodoxin (N-terminal region resembles flavodoxins. C-terminal ferrodoxin region binds two 4Fe-4S clusters.), which produces MDIKSLKLVCFSPTGTTEQVVRAVARGIDINDVELIDVTKPEARSHSLKFTEGELIVVGVPVYMGRVPGLLQEWFGKIQAEGSPAVGVVVYGNRVYDDAMLELKDMLKRQGAVPIACAAYIGEHSFSNSEIPTAHGRPDNNDLSHAEMFGFKVREKLDSITDLAESCVNNIPGEYPYRGSTELWDVDFIAVDESCVQCGLCAEICPTGAIDAEDSSVIDTVKCITCCACLKKCPNQARAMKDGPVKDARVRLNRLFAEPKEPEFYL; this is translated from the coding sequence ATGGATATTAAATCTTTAAAGTTAGTATGCTTTTCCCCTACAGGGACAACGGAGCAAGTGGTGCGGGCTGTTGCGCGGGGGATTGATATTAACGATGTTGAGTTGATTGATGTAACCAAGCCGGAAGCAAGATCTCATTCGCTGAAATTCACAGAAGGTGAATTGATTGTGGTCGGTGTGCCGGTTTATATGGGCAGGGTTCCGGGACTGTTGCAGGAATGGTTCGGGAAAATTCAGGCTGAAGGGAGTCCGGCGGTCGGTGTGGTTGTTTATGGAAACCGTGTTTATGACGATGCTATGCTGGAGTTGAAAGATATGCTGAAAAGGCAGGGGGCTGTGCCTATCGCTTGTGCGGCATATATCGGTGAGCATTCTTTCTCAAATTCTGAAATTCCTACAGCACATGGCCGTCCTGATAACAACGACTTAAGCCATGCCGAAATGTTCGGTTTTAAGGTTCGGGAAAAACTTGATTCAATTACTGACCTTGCAGAATCCTGCGTGAATAATATCCCAGGAGAATATCCTTACCGTGGCAGCACAGAGTTATGGGATGTGGACTTCATTGCCGTCGATGAGTCCTGTGTTCAGTGCGGATTGTGTGCTGAAATCTGTCCCACAGGTGCTATCGATGCTGAGGACAGTTCGGTCATAGATACAGTCAAATGCATCACCTGCTGTGCCTGCCTCAAGAAATGTCCGAATCAGGCGCGGGCAATGAAAGACGGTCCGGTGAAAGATGCGCGGGTGAGGTTGAATAGGCTTTTTGCTGAACCTAAGGAGCCGGAGTTTTATTTGTAA
- a CDS encoding molybdopterin-containing oxidoreductase family protein, producing MPIYKSICPYDCPTTCGLLVESDGTRITKVKGDPDDPICSGLICRKMQRYEKSIHSTDRILTPLKRTGQKGEGKFEPISWDEAVETITGKWKQSLDEYGPDSILPFYYSGVMSLIQRNCGDALFNKMGSCQLIKTLCSSAKGAGYQSVLGGTGGLDPRELVDSDMYIVWGSNMKATRLQSMPDLLKGRKQGKRVVLIESFAGEMAQYADQVVLVKPGTDGALALGMMHVLVKEGLEDSEFLQNEAIGYAEFKDTLDEYSPEWAESVCGVSAQLIVELAREYAAAKAPAIILGSGNSRYGNGGMTVRLITILSTFSGAWQHPGGGLCGCNPGMRECIDSTRITRPDLRERVGRKVNINQLAMALKGEEGQIPIRCLHIYGSNPVGSVSNQLGIEQGLADPDLFTVVHERFMTDTARYADIILPATFSVEQSDCYSAYGYCSFGAAYKIIPAAGECKSNWDIFCLLAKGMGYTDSHFQRSEDDLVAELLDNPMAGLQDITSKQREILKTGGMISLPYADHTSWKTPSGKIEIINNTLKDPVPHYQECHGGPYPLRLIAVPSSETLNSVFLEREELVQSRGAMFLEIHPDDAEARSIADGDSIVAYNDLGEVAFTARVTPLIAKGAVAAAGIFMRRQSGNGNLVNTLHHERLSDMGEATTLNDNTVEVRI from the coding sequence ATGCCGATATATAAATCCATTTGTCCTTACGACTGTCCCACCACTTGCGGCCTTCTTGTAGAGAGCGATGGAACCAGAATTACCAAAGTAAAGGGTGACCCCGATGATCCAATCTGCAGCGGACTGATCTGCCGCAAGATGCAGCGTTACGAAAAATCTATTCATTCCACGGACAGAATTTTAACTCCCCTTAAGCGGACCGGACAGAAAGGTGAGGGTAAATTTGAACCCATCTCATGGGATGAGGCTGTGGAAACCATTACCGGAAAATGGAAGCAGTCTTTGGATGAGTACGGACCTGATTCAATCCTCCCTTTTTACTATTCCGGTGTCATGAGCCTTATCCAACGCAATTGCGGTGATGCCTTGTTCAATAAAATGGGATCCTGCCAATTGATCAAGACTCTTTGTTCTTCGGCTAAGGGTGCCGGATATCAATCCGTGCTTGGCGGCACCGGAGGGCTTGATCCCCGCGAACTGGTCGACAGCGATATGTATATTGTCTGGGGCAGCAACATGAAGGCTACCCGTTTGCAGAGCATGCCTGATCTCCTCAAAGGGCGTAAGCAGGGCAAGCGTGTCGTACTTATCGAATCATTTGCCGGGGAAATGGCCCAGTATGCCGATCAGGTTGTGCTGGTGAAACCCGGTACCGATGGAGCATTGGCCCTCGGTATGATGCATGTGCTGGTCAAGGAAGGTCTTGAAGATTCTGAATTTTTGCAAAATGAAGCTATTGGTTATGCTGAATTCAAGGATACTCTTGATGAGTACAGTCCGGAATGGGCTGAGTCCGTATGCGGTGTTTCAGCGCAGCTGATTGTTGAACTTGCACGGGAATACGCCGCTGCAAAAGCCCCGGCAATCATCCTTGGAAGCGGAAATTCCCGCTATGGGAATGGTGGCATGACTGTTCGGTTGATAACAATTCTTTCCACTTTTTCTGGAGCATGGCAGCATCCGGGTGGAGGTCTTTGCGGCTGTAACCCCGGAATGAGGGAGTGCATTGATAGTACCCGCATTACGCGGCCTGATCTGCGTGAGCGGGTAGGGCGAAAGGTTAACATCAACCAGCTTGCCATGGCCCTGAAAGGCGAAGAAGGACAGATTCCTATTCGCTGTCTGCATATTTACGGCAGTAATCCGGTAGGTTCGGTTTCCAACCAGCTCGGCATTGAGCAGGGACTTGCTGATCCTGATCTTTTCACCGTGGTCCACGAACGGTTTATGACTGATACAGCGCGCTATGCTGACATTATCCTTCCTGCCACATTCTCTGTGGAACAGTCCGATTGTTACAGTGCTTATGGCTATTGTTCCTTTGGAGCTGCTTATAAAATTATCCCCGCTGCCGGTGAATGTAAGAGCAATTGGGATATTTTTTGTCTCCTCGCGAAAGGCATGGGCTATACTGACAGCCATTTTCAGCGTTCTGAAGATGATTTGGTGGCGGAACTTCTCGATAATCCCATGGCTGGATTGCAGGACATTACTTCTAAGCAGCGTGAGATATTAAAAACCGGGGGCATGATTTCACTGCCTTATGCCGACCATACAAGCTGGAAGACTCCTTCCGGAAAAATAGAAATCATTAATAACACATTGAAAGATCCAGTCCCTCACTATCAGGAGTGTCATGGCGGCCCTTATCCTTTGCGCTTGATTGCGGTGCCAAGTTCCGAAACTCTTAATTCCGTATTTCTTGAGCGGGAGGAGTTGGTGCAAAGTCGGGGAGCTATGTTTCTCGAAATACATCCTGATGATGCTGAGGCCCGTTCCATAGCAGACGGTGACAGTATTGTTGCCTATAATGATTTGGGAGAGGTTGCTTTTACCGCCCGGGTTACTCCTTTGATTGCCAAGGGAGCGGTGGCTGCGGCTGGAATTTTCATGCGCAGGCAATCGGGGAACGGGAATTTGGTAAATACCCTGCATCACGAAAGACTTTCCGACATGGGAGAAGCCACAACACTAAATGATAATACCGTTGAGGTCCGGATTTAA
- a CDS encoding ABC transporter substrate-binding protein gives MRKSVLGAVGLLLLFTIAIYLLLPFKADEKLYRVGVLQFTKNNLSTLQGFKDGLRELGYIEGENIEFDFAGPASSKKDLGSYMHTLLENEPDLIFASPTPAAIVAKQITQGTNLPVLFAPVNDPVAAGIVKNERAPEGNITGVRLSASDGRRLQYLKDVVPTVTKVLVPYSLGDKSAAASVKMLEKAAPKVGVTLVKKPFYRETDLLSDKEYVPADVDAVLLPREGLVMSRINDFVTVCLERKLPLSTPRFKQVEDGALTGYGFNGYEIGKQSARMAHMLFSGAPVSSLPVETSEDYLFINLKTAKAIGAKISDSILRQAKNIVR, from the coding sequence ATGAGGAAAAGTGTTTTGGGCGCAGTAGGGTTACTGCTTTTATTTACCATAGCAATTTATCTATTGTTGCCATTCAAGGCAGATGAAAAATTATATAGGGTCGGCGTTCTGCAGTTTACCAAAAATAATTTGTCCACATTGCAGGGCTTCAAGGACGGTTTGAGAGAGCTCGGGTATATTGAAGGTGAAAATATAGAATTTGATTTCGCTGGTCCCGCTTCTTCCAAAAAGGACCTTGGCAGTTACATGCATACGCTGCTGGAGAATGAACCCGATTTAATTTTTGCTTCTCCTACACCCGCGGCCATAGTTGCAAAACAAATTACACAGGGAACAAATCTTCCGGTTCTTTTTGCGCCTGTTAATGATCCTGTCGCAGCTGGCATAGTGAAGAATGAACGTGCACCGGAAGGTAACATTACCGGAGTTCGACTCTCTGCCAGTGATGGGCGCAGGTTGCAGTATTTAAAAGATGTTGTTCCGACTGTAACCAAAGTCTTGGTCCCTTACAGCCTTGGGGACAAAAGCGCGGCTGCAAGTGTGAAGATGCTTGAAAAAGCTGCTCCCAAGGTAGGTGTTACTTTGGTTAAGAAGCCTTTTTATCGGGAAACTGACCTTCTTAGCGATAAAGAATATGTTCCTGCGGATGTGGATGCTGTTCTTCTGCCCCGCGAAGGGCTGGTAATGTCAAGAATTAATGATTTTGTGACTGTTTGCCTTGAACGTAAACTTCCTCTTTCAACCCCGCGTTTCAAGCAGGTGGAAGACGGTGCACTTACCGGGTATGGCTTCAATGGGTATGAGATAGGCAAGCAGAGCGCACGCATGGCTCACATGCTTTTTTCAGGAGCTCCGGTTTCTTCTCTTCCGGTGGAAACATCTGAAGATTATTTATTTATCAATCTCAAAACAGCTAAAGCCATCGGCGCAAAAATAAGTGATTCCATTTTGCGTCAGGCTAAGAATATCGTCAGATAA
- a CDS encoding sensor histidine kinase — MRSLYSILFRSYMVIALVPLVLLGIMLTVWIASGQIDASLRQEQAMARYVAHDLGQHFSMLEDRLFSLNRYRNFATLSEQEMRDVAQEMIARKPFIYSVMILDETGRIKARVSSNMVYDGSEPLDPVDLRLYEKVIKTGQVNYGPVHDDPNFRESLMLVGVPLRDRMTGRLEIVLLAQFRLDVVWKNVVDQNYRDGENIFLVAENGNVLAHPNPSVVLGKRSLSLKDGHRIRKDFDGKWVIGASADLKLGGLTYRVVAERDVQTALVPAIRSAGVALLATLLTAALVLIATVRNVQRVTHPVKLLTEAALNIKDDGFYPGISVTGFKEIKELSLAFDSMTRNLQRMLEELEHEVQIRKESEEALVRSEERFRALHNASFGGIAIHEQGIILDCNQGLAEISGFDVDKLVGMDLLQLISESSRSFVRDNIRNELEDAYEAKAIRKGGVEYPVRLESRNIPYKGRVVQVLEFRDMTSQKRAEEFIIQNEKMMSLGGLAAGMAHEINNPLAAIVGSCQNLRNRLLKENPMNIKIAEECGTSFDNMVSYAQARDCDKMVESIYESGKRAADIVKDMLSFSRQSDKSLVSNKVTDLLDRTIKLVSNDYDLKKNYDFKKIDIIKEYSDSNGNVVCYSNQIQQVFFNLLKNSAHAMADKEYVDDIPRLIVKNYIRDDMSVIEVEDNGPGLSEEARKKVFEPFFSTKEPGKGTGLGLSVSYFIIVKQHGGSMEVFSEPGEWTRFVISIPVKGPGSVSGVGMS; from the coding sequence ATGAGATCTCTTTATTCTATTCTCTTCCGTTCTTATATGGTGATTGCGCTTGTTCCGCTTGTTCTGCTGGGCATAATGTTGACAGTCTGGATTGCCAGCGGTCAGATTGATGCTTCTTTGCGGCAGGAACAGGCAATGGCCAGATATGTTGCCCATGATTTAGGGCAGCATTTTTCCATGCTGGAAGATAGGCTCTTCAGCCTGAATCGGTACAGAAATTTTGCAACTCTTTCGGAGCAGGAAATGCGTGACGTCGCGCAGGAGATGATTGCCCGAAAGCCTTTCATATATTCCGTAATGATACTTGATGAAACAGGCAGGATTAAAGCTAGAGTTTCTTCAAATATGGTTTATGACGGATCGGAACCGTTGGACCCTGTTGATTTACGGCTTTATGAAAAAGTAATCAAAACCGGACAGGTAAATTACGGGCCTGTGCACGATGATCCTAATTTCAGAGAGTCCTTAATGTTGGTGGGCGTACCGTTAAGGGACAGAATGACAGGCCGTCTGGAGATTGTTCTCTTGGCTCAATTCAGGCTGGATGTAGTCTGGAAGAATGTTGTGGACCAGAACTATCGGGATGGCGAAAACATCTTTCTTGTTGCTGAGAACGGAAATGTTCTGGCTCACCCCAATCCTTCAGTGGTGCTCGGCAAAAGAAGCTTGTCTCTGAAGGACGGGCACAGGATAAGGAAAGACTTTGATGGAAAGTGGGTCATTGGAGCAAGTGCTGACTTAAAACTTGGAGGCCTTACATACAGGGTTGTGGCTGAGCGGGATGTGCAAACGGCTTTGGTCCCTGCGATTCGTTCCGCAGGTGTTGCCTTGCTTGCGACCTTACTTACCGCTGCCTTGGTTCTAATTGCAACTGTTCGAAATGTTCAAAGGGTAACTCATCCGGTTAAGCTTTTGACAGAGGCCGCCCTTAATATCAAAGATGATGGTTTTTACCCCGGAATTTCTGTCACTGGTTTTAAGGAAATTAAAGAGCTGTCTTTGGCTTTTGATTCCATGACCCGCAATCTGCAACGGATGCTTGAAGAGCTTGAACATGAAGTTCAGATCAGGAAAGAATCTGAGGAAGCTCTTGTGCGTAGTGAAGAGCGTTTCAGAGCCCTGCATAATGCTTCGTTCGGTGGGATAGCTATCCATGAGCAGGGTATTATTTTGGATTGTAATCAGGGTTTGGCTGAAATCTCCGGGTTTGATGTTGATAAGCTCGTGGGAATGGATCTTTTGCAGTTGATATCTGAGTCCTCCCGCAGTTTTGTCCGGGACAATATTCGCAATGAACTTGAAGATGCTTACGAAGCTAAGGCTATACGCAAGGGCGGGGTTGAGTATCCTGTCCGGTTGGAGTCCAGAAATATTCCGTACAAGGGCCGTGTGGTTCAGGTTCTTGAATTCAGGGATATGACCAGCCAGAAAAGAGCTGAAGAATTTATTATTCAAAATGAAAAGATGATGTCGCTGGGAGGTCTTGCAGCAGGGATGGCCCATGAGATTAATAACCCGTTGGCCGCTATTGTCGGGTCTTGCCAGAATCTGCGGAACAGGTTGCTCAAGGAAAATCCCATGAATATTAAAATCGCTGAAGAGTGCGGCACTTCATTTGATAACATGGTCAGTTATGCGCAGGCCCGTGATTGTGACAAGATGGTTGAATCCATCTATGAATCAGGGAAGCGGGCAGCTGATATTGTCAAAGATATGCTCAGTTTCAGCCGTCAGAGTGATAAGTCGCTCGTCAGTAACAAGGTTACGGATTTATTGGACCGGACGATTAAACTGGTCAGTAACGATTATGACCTAAAGAAAAATTACGATTTTAAAAAGATCGATATAATCAAGGAATACTCAGATTCCAACGGCAACGTGGTTTGTTATAGCAATCAGATTCAGCAGGTGTTTTTCAATTTACTCAAGAATTCTGCCCACGCCATGGCGGATAAGGAATATGTTGATGATATCCCTCGATTGATAGTTAAAAACTATATTAGAGACGATATGAGCGTGATTGAAGTGGAAGACAACGGGCCGGGGCTGTCTGAAGAAGCTCGTAAGAAAGTATTTGAGCCTTTTTTTTCCACTAAAGAGCCAGGTAAAGGGACAGGACTTGGCTTGTCTGTCTCATATTTTATTATCGTCAAGCAGCATGGAGGCTCCATGGAAGTGTTCTCGGAACCGGGTGAATGGACTCGGTTTGTGATCAGTATTCCCGTAAAAGGTCCCGGAAGTGTTAGCGGGGTTGGTATGTCCTGA
- a CDS encoding tetratricopeptide repeat protein, whose amino-acid sequence MKPLLHGENLGEIKVQAEQGHSIAQRRLAYKYSHGKGVKQNLTEAVKWYRKSAKQGDSIAQWSLAFMYEEGTGVDKNLAKAVKWYRKAAEQGDSDGQWLLGTMYMYGKGVGKKLSEAVRWFRKSAEQGNYGGQWRLGVMYEYQMGVERNFAEAAKWYRKAAEQGASDGQWRLARMYEFGNGVDKNLSEAVSWYRKAAEQGDPDAQWLLGKMYAYGFGVDQNFFEAVKWYKKSAVQGASVGQWIISDMYKYGKGTEKNFVEAIKWARMSAEQGDSNGQWRLGVMYEYSEGVEKNLFEAVEWYKKSAEQGNSGGQWRLGNMYKFGRGVDEDINEAAKLFRKSAEQGDSGGQLRLGIVYEYGEGVEKNFAEAVKWYHRAADQGESESQWRLGKMYKQGLGVDKNLFEAVKWFKKSAELGDFEGQWRLAIAYEFGEGVEEDITEAVKWYRKAAAQGYGPAKKALASLTI is encoded by the coding sequence ATGAAGCCGTTGTTGCATGGCGAAAACTTAGGGGAGATAAAAGTTCAGGCAGAGCAGGGTCATTCTATTGCACAGAGGCGTTTGGCTTATAAGTATTCGCACGGAAAGGGTGTCAAACAGAATTTAACAGAGGCAGTTAAATGGTACAGAAAGTCAGCAAAACAGGGTGACTCTATTGCACAGTGGAGTCTGGCTTTTATGTATGAGGAAGGGACGGGTGTTGATAAAAACCTTGCTAAGGCTGTAAAATGGTATCGAAAGGCAGCAGAACAGGGGGATTCGGATGGTCAGTGGCTTTTGGGGACTATGTATATGTATGGGAAGGGGGTTGGAAAAAAACTTTCAGAAGCAGTGAGGTGGTTTAGAAAGTCAGCAGAACAAGGAAATTATGGCGGGCAGTGGCGTTTGGGAGTTATGTATGAGTATCAGATGGGGGTCGAAAGGAATTTTGCTGAAGCCGCGAAATGGTATAGGAAGGCAGCAGAACAGGGTGCTTCTGACGGGCAGTGGCGCCTAGCGCGTATGTATGAGTTCGGAAACGGTGTTGATAAGAATCTTTCTGAGGCTGTGAGCTGGTATAGGAAGGCAGCTGAGCAGGGTGATCCTGACGCGCAGTGGCTTTTGGGCAAAATGTATGCGTACGGATTTGGTGTTGATCAGAATTTTTTTGAAGCCGTGAAATGGTACAAAAAATCAGCTGTGCAGGGTGCTTCTGTCGGACAATGGATTATATCTGATATGTATAAATATGGGAAAGGTACTGAAAAGAATTTTGTTGAAGCCATTAAGTGGGCTCGTATGTCGGCAGAACAGGGAGATTCCAATGGTCAGTGGCGTCTCGGGGTAATGTATGAGTACAGTGAAGGAGTGGAGAAGAATCTTTTTGAGGCTGTAGAGTGGTATAAAAAGTCAGCAGAGCAGGGTAATTCTGGAGGTCAGTGGCGTCTAGGTAATATGTATAAGTTCGGACGGGGCGTCGATGAGGATATCAATGAGGCCGCTAAATTGTTCAGAAAGTCAGCAGAACAGGGTGATTCTGGCGGTCAGTTGCGGTTAGGTATAGTGTATGAATATGGAGAAGGAGTTGAAAAGAATTTTGCAGAGGCTGTGAAGTGGTATCATAGAGCGGCTGATCAGGGTGAATCTGAATCTCAGTGGCGTCTTGGCAAAATGTATAAGCAAGGGTTGGGTGTTGATAAGAATCTTTTTGAGGCTGTGAAGTGGTTTAAAAAGTCAGCAGAACTTGGTGATTTTGAAGGACAGTGGCGTTTGGCAATTGCATATGAGTTCGGAGAAGGTGTTGAAGAGGATATTACTGAAGCGGTGAAGTGGTACAGAAAGGCTGCAGCTCAGGGGTATGGACCCGCTAAAAAGGCTCTTGCCTCTCTGACAATTTAG